One genomic segment of Coffea arabica cultivar ET-39 chromosome 6e, Coffea Arabica ET-39 HiFi, whole genome shotgun sequence includes these proteins:
- the LOC140009482 gene encoding pectinesterase inhibitor 3-like encodes MALPFSFHLSLFFVVVVLLSSSLSSTASKTPKDLVHASCAHASYPNICLRTLSSYSGQANSLRGLAQAAVKVSISRSHKVSNFLARLKGHNKRERGALGDCIQQMSESVYELTKTLSELQNLRQGSEFKWHLSNAETWVSAALTYEDTCLDGFREIDAQVRSDVKRAITNVAKVTSNALYLINRLDGSRG; translated from the coding sequence ATGGCTTTGCCTTTCTCTTTCCACCTCTCCCTCTTCTTCGTCGTCGTCGTCCTCCTCTCCTCCTCCCTCTCCTCCACCGCCTCAAAAACCCCCAAAGACCTCGTCCATGCATCATGTGCTCATGCCAGCTACCCCAACATCTGCCTCAGAACCCTCTCCTCCTACTCCGGCCAGGCCAACAGCCTCCGGGGCTTAGCCCAGGCAGCAGTCAAGGTCAGCATTTCTCGATCTCACAAAGTCTCCAACTTCCTTGCACGACTCAAAGGCCACAACAAGAGAGAGCGGGGGGCTTTAGGTGACTGCATACAACAAATGAGTGAGTCTGTTTATGAACTCACCAAGACTCTTTCAGAGCTCCAAAATCTCCGCCAGGGCAGCGAATTCAAGTGGCATTTGAGCAATGCAGAGACCTGGGTGAGCGCTGCCTTGACTTATGAAGATACTTGTCTAGATGGATTCAGGGAGATTGATGCTCAGGTCAGGTCTGATGTCAAAAGGGCCATCACCAATGTTGCTAAAGTTACTAGTAATGCTCTCTACCTCATCAACCGTCTTGATGGATCCCGTGGTTAA
- the LOC113694349 gene encoding uncharacterized protein, with amino-acid sequence MSALDSPLEVLAFDYLRFGLLTLVNNVWTWVAVVTAAVSVWRLKAWSLPRSNFPREASRPVERLVAEPASATAVVASAIVEAAKPSTAAAQSSPYLFNAEGRTSGKFTLYYDRREEDRRDDVNGELDCEDGCIGDEKQWFGEGWWEVTMRMRMGDHMGFYRYQDLTVLDGSVVRLWDGLPAEKWS; translated from the coding sequence ATGAGTGCTCTGGATTCTCCGCTCGAGGTTCTGGCATTCGACTACCTGCGCTTCGGCCTGTTAACGCTCGTCAACAACGTCTGGACGTGGGTTGCCGTTGTTACGGCCGCCGTCAGCGTGTGGAGATTAAAGGCTTGGTCATTACCTCGCAGCAACTTTCCACGTGAAGCGTCGCGGCCGGTTGAGAGACTGGTGGCTGAGCCTGCATCGGCGACGGCTGTGGTGGCTTCTGCTATAGTCGAGGCAGCTAAACCTTCGACTGCGGCGGCTCAATCGTCGCCGTACTTGTTCAATGCAGAGGGAAGAACGAGCGGGAAGTTTACACTTTACTATGATCGGAGGGAGGAGGATAGACGTGATGACGTAAACGGAGAACTTGACTGCGAGGACGGATGTATCGGGGATGAGAAGCAATGGTTCGGGGAAGGTTGGTGGGAGGTAACGATGAGAATGAGGATGGGAGATCATATGGGGTTCTACCGTTATCAGGATTTAACGGTGCTAGACGGAAGTGTGGTGAGATTGTGGGACGGTTTGCCGGCTGAGAAATGGAGTTAG